TCTTGATTGGGGAGCGACGTCTCTACGACATGATGCTCAGCTACGAAGAAGATTTCAAGAAGATTTTCAAAATCAAGGCGGAGTTTGACCATGTTATGCCTTTCAGCAACCGCGCCGTGCGCGAATATGTTTCATTCGTAAGAAAGGTGACAGACAGCGAAAACCTCCCACCGTTCGAACTCTCCGGACTGGAAGAAGTGCTGGCATACGGATGCCGCCTGGCGGGTCGTAAAGACCGCCTCTCCACCCGCTTCACCAACATTTCCGACCTGATTCGCGAGGCGTCGCTTTGCGCTTCGGAGAAGAATCATAAAGTTGTGACCGGCGTGGATGTCCGCTGCGCCGTCCGGCATGCCACCGAGAGAGTCAATCTCATCGAAGATAAGATTCAGGAGATGTATGAAAAGGAACTCTACCTTGTCTCCGTGAAAGGAAAAGCGGTGGGGCAGATAAACGGGCTTTCCGTCTATGATACCGGCGAGCATAGTTTCGGCCGTCCTACCCGCATCACCGTCCGGACTTCGGTCGGACGGGCCGGCGTTATCAATATTGAGCGGGAGGCGGAGCTTTCCGGTCCTATCCATAATAAAGGAGTTCTGGTGCTTTCCGGATACCTTCGGGGTAAATTCGCCCGCAACAAACCGCTGGTGATGTCGGCCTCTATCTGCTTTGAGCAATCTTACTCGGGAGTGGACGGCGATTCGGCATCATCGACAGAAGTTTATGCGATTCTCTCGGCATTATCAAACGCGCCAATCGACCAGGGAATAGCGGTAACCGGGTCGGTCAATCAGAAAGGTGAGATACAGCCGATAGGGGGAGTCAATCAGAAGATTGAAGGCTTCTTTGATGTCTGTAAAATCAAAGGACTGACCGGCAAGCAAGGCGTGATAATTCCCCGGCAGAATGTGCCGGAGCTGCTCTTAAAACCGGAAGTGGTCGAAGCGGTGGCGAAGAATCGATTCCATATATATCCGATTGCGACCATAGAAGAAGGGATTGAAATACTGACCGGCAAGCCGGCCGGAAAAGAACTTCCCAAAGGAGGCTTCACCAAAGGTTCCGTATTTGACCTGGTCGATAAGGCGCTCGATAAGTTTGCCAAGCAGATAAAGGAAAGTGGTGATGGCGATGGTGAAGCGGCGGAGCGCAAAGCGCGGGCGCTGGCGAAACGGAGAGCAAGGAAGAGATAGACGCCTCCCCTTTTCAGTTCTTTTCGGCGCCTAAAGAGGGCACGCTGGACTGCCGCCTCCTTTATAAAGAAAATCAATTTGACGCACAATATCGATAATGTTGATGGGACCATCACCATCGGCGTTCATCCCATCCGGGCAATTGGATACTCCCCCTGATTTGTATAGATAGGAGATCAGAAAGGTGATATCGAGCATATTGATGCTGCCGCTGTTGTTGGCATCGCCCGCCACCACACAGCAATCATCCCTGTTTATTAGGACTACGGAGTCTATCAAAGTCCCCGGGGGATATCCGGAAATAGACCAGAAATAGCTTCGTAGAGTATCATGACTGGCATTAATGACCATTGCGCCATAGTTGCCGTTATAACGGACCATGCTACCCGCAACAAATCCGCTCACCGGAAACCCATAAATCGAGCGTCCGCCTAAACCATTCACAAAATACAGAAATTGATTGCCGTCACCGTCGTCATCCCGATGAATTCGCTCATAGGTATGATCGTGCCCCGATAACAGCAGGTCTGCCCCCCATTCTTCATAAGGCCACTGCATTACGGGAGTAGAGCCGTGACTGGTCGATGAGGAAAACGGCGCGTGATGCATCACCACAATATTCCAGGGTTGGACCGATGTCTCTAACTGATTTCGAAGCCACTGGGCTTGCGCAGAAGTACTGCTGATACCGCTCGGCTCCAGGATATTGCTGTTGACAATGAAAAAATGCACCGGTTCGATGATTACATCATAATATCTCTCATTATTCGACGACAAACTCGATAGCACGCCGGCGCCCGGAAGTGAGAAATAGTTGAGATAAGCGGTCAGACCTCCCCCATCAGTGTAATCATGATTCCCCAGGGAAGGAAAAAAGCGATTAGTATCGGCGCCGGCACCATAGATTCCAGTATAATCTCCGATATACTGGCTGTAAAACTGGCCTATATTGAAATCGATGGAATTTGTCCCATAACTGTTGTCGCCGGTGGTCACCACAAAATCAGAAATCCACTGCGCAACCATCGCCGCCACCGCCGCTTCATTGGCGCTGCCGCTTCCAAAATCCCCTATAACAGCAAAGCCCACACTGTCTGAGCCGACCGCGCAGACGACAGCCAGAAGCGCAATGCCGGTATTTAAGAGAATCGCTCGCAGTAAAAAACGCACTTGGACACCTTTACCGAACTCAGAAATATGGAGAATTATAACGACTCATCCCCTTTGATCCAAGTGAAAGTTGACTTCGGATTCTCCCCTGTTTTCGGATTCCAATGATTAAATAGTTAATTCATCATTTGATACGATTGCCGACCCTGGGCGTTTTAGACAATCGAAGCAAACCGGGACACTATCTTGTTAAGCCCCTGATTTGGTCAATGCGGAGGGGTCGTTTAACGCACTATCACCAGTTTTCCGTTCCGCTCGGAACCTTTCAGAAACCAGAGATAGGTGCCGGAGGAAACCGGTTCTCCGGAATCGTTGGTGCCGTCCCAGGTGAGGTCATCACCAGACAAATTGCTCCAGCTCCGAACGGTTGAACCGGAGACTGTCATCAGCACCAGGTCCGCGCCTGACGGCAAGTCAGTGAAGGTGACATTGGCGTTCAGATGGGGATTATAAGGATTGGGGTAGGCATGGGTTGCCGGATTGAGAGAAAAACCGGCGACCGCGCTATAACTGAAGTCATTGGCGCGCGCCCGCCAGAAGTAAGTCTGATTTCCTTTCAGGGTTTCATCCACTTTCCAGGAGGTAGTCGCCCCCTCCTCCTGGGGGACAGGAGGAGAGGTGACGACCAGGTTGATGAAGAAGGAGTCGGTCGCTACTTCGAAGTAGTACCGATTGGCGCTTAAAGCATTAATATTGGCAACGGTCAGAGTCGGTTTCGATGAATGGAGATTAACAAATGACGAGGGGCTCAGAAGCTGCACCTGCATATCGTTATCGTCGGTGGAAATCTCCACCTGCGCCTGGCAGTATGTCAGATTTGAAATGAGCGAGGCGTTGCTGTTTTCATCGCAGGCTTTCACCGCCACATAGTAATACTCCCCCGGCGTAAGACCCTCCATGGTCATCGATTCTATCGTCCCTGACGACAGCGGGGTCGGAACGGCGGCGTACGAGGCGGCGCTGTTCCAGTTGAGCTCGGTAATCAGGCTCTGCGAGAATTTCAAAATATATTCAGTGGCGCGCCCCAGGGTACCATCATCGCCGGGGGCAGTCCAGGTTAGATTGATTTCGCCGCTTTCGATACCGGTTTCGGCGCTCAAGTCCTGAATCGGCGCCGGCGGTGTCTGGTCAACGGTGCTCCGGCTTACAACATTCGAGATGCCTGACCAGTTGGGAATTTCATCAGCAACCTTCACGGCGAAGAAATATTTTGTTCCCTGATTCAAACCGGTTACCGTGAAAGATTCGTTCTGCCCGGCCGGTTTCGGAGTCGGTTCGCCGGTTGCCTGAGTTGCGGCATTGAAATTCGCCGCGGTGATGGAGTCGGTGGAGTAACGAACGTCATATTGCGAAGCGGTTCCAAAGGTGCCGTCATCGCCGACCGATAGCCAGGTCAGGGTGACGGAGTTGGCGGTGGCGGTAGTGGCGGCAAGTGAATTAATAGCCGAGGGAGGTGTAGTTTCACTTGATGTCGCCCGCGAGGCAATATTGGAAAGGGCCGACCAGTTAGGGACTTCATCCGCTGTCTTGATGGCGAAATAATAGGTAGTATTCGCCTGCAGACCGTTGACGACAAAAGTCTGGGCGCTGCCTGCCGCCAGCGGCGTCGGCTCGCCGGTCGCCTGGGTCGCGCTGTTCCAGTTGGCATCAGTTATTGTAGCGGTCGAATAGCGGATATCATACTGCGCCGCCGTGCCGACATTGCCGTCATCGCCCGGAGCCGTCCAGGATAAGGTGACACTGCTGGTGGTGGAGCTGGTTGCCGCCAGAGTGGTAATTGCCGACGGCGGGGTCACTTCCGCCGTGGTCGCCTTGGTGACTACATTGGATAATGCCGACCAGTTGGGGACTTCATCGCCGGTTTTGATTGCAAAATAATAAGTGGTGCTTGGCTGCAAACCGGTAACGTCAAAAGTTTCAATCGACCCGGCCGGTTGCGGCGCCGGCTCATTTGATACTTGAGTGGCGCTGCTCCAGCTGGCATCGGTTATCGGTGTCAATGAGTAACGAATATCATACTGTGACGCCTGCCCCAGGGAGCCGTCATCACCCGGCGCCGTCCAGGTCAAGGTCACCGAATTGGGAGTGGCGGCGGCGGCCGACAAACCTTGCGGCACCCCCAGCGCATTCCCCGGCGCCAGCGCCGTAAAGAGCAGCAAGCCAAAGACAAAATACTCTATCTTACGCAGTACTACATGTGACTTCAATGTTCCAGACATATCTCCTCCTGCAAAAGGTCCGATCCCAAAAATTTAGACAACAGCCTATATCTATATCCAAATTCCGTGCCGGTACCGGAATGATTGCGTAAAGCCTGTTTTCAGAAGACCTTACTCGGACACAAACTTCTTTTTGCGCCCTGTTTCAAGCCCCTTGTGCCGTTCAATAATGAACCAGTGCCAGAGTTTTGAGCAAAAGGTCAGGATAAGTACATCGAAATCGTCATATTAAGGGGGATTGCCATCTCTAAAAAAATTGACCGCCGCCGGAGAGCCATTCAATGGCTCTATCCGAAGGCGGTAGGATGGAGTTGTGGCTGTCTGCGCTCTATTTGTCCAGCGCTACCTTCAAATCGATTCCCCAAACGTAGTTGAGATTCTGTCGGACTCCCAAAATGAAGTCCTCATCAAGCGGCGCTGTCAGATGCAGGCAGGGCGTTAGCCGGTCGAAGCTGACGCCGAGTCTGAATTTGAAGTATTGCAGATTCCTCTCTCCAAAATCCAAGTCACTTTCGGTCAGCCAGATTTTTGAACCCAGACCGATTCCGAAATTATATCGATTCTTTTCGTAGAGAAATTCGATAGTCCCTTGCGCCA
The sequence above is a segment of the Candidatus Zixiibacteriota bacterium genome. Coding sequences within it:
- a CDS encoding metallophosphoesterase, with protein sequence MRFLLRAILLNTGIALLAVVCAVGSDSVGFAVIGDFGSGSANEAAVAAMVAQWISDFVVTTGDNSYGTNSIDFNIGQFYSQYIGDYTGIYGAGADTNRFFPSLGNHDYTDGGGLTAYLNYFSLPGAGVLSSLSSNNERYYDVIIEPVHFFIVNSNILEPSGISSTSAQAQWLRNQLETSVQPWNIVVMHHAPFSSSTSHGSTPVMQWPYEEWGADLLLSGHDHTYERIHRDDDGDGNQFLYFVNGLGGRSIYGFPVSGFVAGSMVRYNGNYGAMVINASHDTLRSYFWSISGYPPGTLIDSVVLINRDDCCVVAGDANNSGSINMLDITFLISYLYKSGGVSNCPDGMNADGDGPINIIDIVRQIDFLYKGGGSPACPL
- a CDS encoding fibronectin type III domain-containing protein, which gives rise to MSGTLKSHVVLRKIEYFVFGLLLFTALAPGNALGVPQGLSAAAATPNSVTLTWTAPGDDGSLGQASQYDIRYSLTPITDASWSSATQVSNEPAPQPAGSIETFDVTGLQPSTTYYFAIKTGDEVPNWSALSNVVTKATTAEVTPPSAITTLAATSSTTSSVTLSWTAPGDDGNVGTAAQYDIRYSTATITDANWNSATQATGEPTPLAAGSAQTFVVNGLQANTTYYFAIKTADEVPNWSALSNIASRATSSETTPPSAINSLAATTATANSVTLTWLSVGDDGTFGTASQYDVRYSTDSITAANFNAATQATGEPTPKPAGQNESFTVTGLNQGTKYFFAVKVADEIPNWSGISNVVSRSTVDQTPPAPIQDLSAETGIESGEINLTWTAPGDDGTLGRATEYILKFSQSLITELNWNSAASYAAVPTPLSSGTIESMTMEGLTPGEYYYVAVKACDENSNASLISNLTYCQAQVEISTDDNDMQVQLLSPSSFVNLHSSKPTLTVANINALSANRYYFEVATDSFFINLVVTSPPVPQEEGATTSWKVDETLKGNQTYFWRARANDFSYSAVAGFSLNPATHAYPNPYNPHLNANVTFTDLPSGADLVLMTVSGSTVRSWSNLSGDDLTWDGTNDSGEPVSSGTYLWFLKGSERNGKLVIVR